One window from the genome of Verrucomicrobiia bacterium encodes:
- a CDS encoding ABC transporter ATP-binding protein, with amino-acid sequence MSLIRLQNITRRYQMGAETIHALRDVSLEIQRGEYVAIMGPSGSGKSTLMNLLGCLDTPTSGLYELNGTNVSEMDENELAEIRNREIGFVFQTFNLLPRSNALRNVELPLIYSGMDSGERRQAALDCLASVGLADRVHHKPNEMSGGQRQRVAIARALVNNPSIILADEPTGNLDSKTGDEIMTLLQALSDKGNTIFVVTHEEDVARHARRIIRIRDGLIASDEPNR; translated from the coding sequence ATGAGCCTGATCCGGCTGCAAAATATCACCCGCCGCTATCAGATGGGCGCGGAGACCATCCATGCCTTGCGCGATGTGTCGCTTGAAATCCAGCGCGGCGAATATGTGGCGATCATGGGGCCGTCCGGTTCGGGAAAATCCACCTTGATGAATCTGCTCGGCTGTCTCGATACGCCGACCTCGGGCCTTTACGAATTGAACGGCACGAACGTGAGCGAGATGGACGAAAATGAACTCGCCGAAATCCGCAATCGCGAAATCGGTTTTGTTTTTCAGACGTTCAATTTGTTGCCGCGCTCGAACGCCTTGCGCAATGTCGAGTTGCCGTTGATCTATTCGGGAATGGATTCGGGCGAACGCCGGCAGGCGGCGTTGGATTGTCTCGCCAGCGTGGGCCTTGCCGATCGCGTGCATCATAAGCCGAACGAAATGTCCGGCGGCCAGCGTCAACGTGTCGCCATCGCCCGGGCGCTGGTGAATAATCCTTCAATCATTCTCGCCGACGAACCCACCGGCAATCTCGATTCCAAAACCGGTGACGAAATCATGACGCTGTTGCAGGCGCTCTCGGACAAAGGCAACACGATTTTCGTGGTCACGCATGAGGAAGACGTCGCCCGCCACGCGCGCCGCATCATCCGCATCCGCGATGGCTTGATCGCCAGCGACGAACCGAACCGATGA
- a CDS encoding YIP1 family protein has product MTTPEELSESPELNDAPPMSLAARLANIFVAPGEVFDSVKVSPPAMANWIVPLSLSIVVAFIYTMVVFSQPTILQAMRMPVEKKFQQMVDSGKLTRQQADQQLEMVEKFMSEQVLKIFGILGSAIMLPIVLFVMALVVWLVGKYALGGNFPYMKAVEAVGLASTVTIPCGLLAMLLAVIYGNIGMTASPILLVGHFDSASRLDRVLSTLDIGSIWSLTVLSIALSRFTGRSFVVSAIWGFGIWAVIRVGPAVIFGGGQ; this is encoded by the coding sequence GTGACGACACCTGAAGAATTATCCGAAAGTCCCGAACTGAACGACGCGCCCCCGATGTCGCTGGCCGCGCGGTTGGCGAATATATTTGTCGCGCCGGGCGAGGTTTTTGACAGTGTCAAAGTAAGTCCGCCGGCGATGGCGAACTGGATCGTGCCGCTCTCGCTGTCCATTGTCGTCGCGTTCATCTATACGATGGTGGTCTTTTCGCAGCCGACAATCCTTCAGGCAATGCGCATGCCGGTGGAAAAGAAATTTCAGCAAATGGTGGACAGCGGCAAATTGACGCGCCAGCAGGCGGACCAACAACTGGAGATGGTCGAGAAATTTATGAGCGAACAGGTGCTCAAAATCTTCGGCATCCTTGGCAGCGCGATTATGCTGCCGATAGTTTTGTTTGTGATGGCGCTGGTGGTTTGGCTCGTCGGAAAATATGCGTTAGGTGGGAATTTTCCTTATATGAAAGCCGTGGAGGCAGTTGGCCTGGCCAGTACTGTGACGATCCCCTGCGGATTGCTCGCCATGTTACTGGCAGTCATCTATGGGAACATTGGCATGACCGCCAGCCCCATATTGTTAGTCGGCCATTTCGACAGCGCCAGCCGGCTTGATCGTGTGCTTTCGACCTTGGACATCGGTTCGATTTGGTCGCTGACGGTATTATCCATTGCGCTATCGCGATTCACCGGAAGAAGTTTTGTCGTATCGGCAATTTGGGGTTTTGGCATCTGGGCGGTGATCCGCGTAGGGCCCGCAGTAATTTTTGGAGGAGGACAATAA
- a CDS encoding type II toxin-antitoxin system RelE/ParE family toxin — MEIQRRIENRIDEMGARLENFSHYRMTGSDRYRLRVGDYRVIYKFDTAKREIYLLALGHRREIYR; from the coding sequence TTGGAAATCCAGCGCCGCATTGAAAATCGAATTGATGAAATGGGCGCGCGTCTCGAAAACTTTTCTCATTATCGGATGACGGGAAGCGACCGCTATAGACTGCGGGTGGGAGATTATCGAGTCATTTACAAATTCGATACCGCGAAACGGGAAATTTATTTATTGGCGTTGGGCCATCGTCGTGAGATTTATCGGTGA
- a CDS encoding efflux RND transporter periplasmic adaptor subunit, with protein sequence MAKVKSRKGRKIIVFSVIVLVLAAVTAVAIVKKKEVVIGIQKEKVTRRNITELVVANGKIQPVTQVKISPEVSGEILELPYKEGEDVKKGDLLVSIRPDNYVATRNSSLANYKYSLANSNNAAASLEKALLEYQRNQELYKTKLISDSDYLTAKTAYDVAKATLDGAVEQVGMAAASLQSAESDLSKTKIFSPLAGRVTKLGSQVGERVVGTAMMAGTEIMTVSDLSEIEARVDIGEDDVVLIAVGQKARLEVDAFKDRKFEGIVTDIANSAKNNDTSTTAASSTSSQEATKFQVKIRVKAKELFLPGMSVTAEIETRSRTNVLTIPIQCVTTRVPKAGDTNLVSLASTNEVKKKFDEPAKAVEVVFVVNGDRVKATPVKRGISDENYVEITQGLTEGQEVVTGSYRAINRDLEDGKKVIVAPKTETAKTGGS encoded by the coding sequence ATGGCGAAAGTCAAATCTCGGAAGGGCAGAAAAATAATCGTTTTTTCAGTAATAGTGCTGGTGCTCGCGGCGGTCACCGCAGTTGCCATTGTGAAGAAAAAAGAAGTCGTCATCGGCATACAAAAGGAAAAAGTCACGCGCCGGAATATAACGGAATTGGTCGTGGCCAACGGAAAAATCCAGCCGGTGACCCAGGTCAAGATCAGCCCCGAAGTCAGCGGTGAGATTTTGGAGTTGCCCTACAAAGAGGGCGAGGATGTCAAGAAAGGCGATTTGCTGGTGAGCATCCGGCCGGATAATTATGTGGCTACTCGCAATTCATCGCTGGCGAATTATAAATATTCACTCGCCAATTCCAACAATGCAGCGGCGAGTTTGGAAAAAGCGCTGCTGGAATATCAGCGCAACCAGGAACTTTACAAAACGAAGTTGATTTCCGATTCCGATTATCTGACCGCCAAAACGGCCTACGATGTGGCGAAGGCGACCTTGGACGGCGCCGTCGAACAAGTCGGCATGGCGGCGGCTTCACTTCAATCTGCCGAGTCCGATTTGTCGAAGACGAAAATATTTTCGCCGCTCGCGGGACGGGTCACCAAGCTCGGCTCGCAAGTGGGCGAACGCGTCGTCGGCACGGCCATGATGGCCGGCACCGAAATCATGACTGTCTCGGACTTGAGCGAAATTGAGGCGCGCGTGGACATCGGCGAGGACGACGTGGTGCTGATCGCCGTCGGCCAGAAAGCGCGGCTGGAAGTGGACGCGTTCAAGGACCGCAAATTTGAAGGCATCGTCACGGACATCGCCAACTCCGCCAAAAACAATGACACCAGCACGACGGCGGCCAGCTCGACCAGCAGTCAGGAAGCCACGAAGTTCCAAGTGAAAATTCGCGTCAAGGCGAAGGAATTATTTTTACCCGGCATGTCCGTTACCGCGGAAATCGAAACACGCTCACGCACGAATGTTCTCACGATTCCCATTCAATGCGTCACCACGCGCGTGCCCAAGGCGGGCGATACCAATTTAGTTTCGCTCGCGAGCACGAATGAAGTCAAAAAGAAATTCGACGAACCCGCGAAGGCAGTGGAGGTGGTGTTCGTCGTGAATGGCGACCGGGTTAAAGCCACTCCGGTGAAGCGCGGCATCAGTGATGAGAATTATGTCGAGATCACACAGGGTTTGACCGAAGGCCAGGAAGTCGTGACCGGCAGCTACCGCGCGATCAATCGCGATTTGGAGGACGGCAAAAAAGTGATCGTCGCGCCAAAAACTGAAACCGCCAAGACTGGCGGAAGTTAG
- a CDS encoding ABC transporter permease codes for MNFFTELKEGLAIAWDAIRANKMRSLLTTLGIIIGIVTVTLMGTAIDSMNKAFHKNIAVIGVDTLFVNRIGWIMNSEVDWQKMLRRPSITREQARAVETQMTGVRGVAPRVDITQTVRYKDKTASGVHVIGTTDQFLAISSFSIGEGRFISPAEAQGGRPVCIIGLDVATNFFATESPLGKTLRIGARKLEVIGVLEKQGTFLGLESLDNEVIIPVQQLMIGYWRDPDFSIQAKVNNVAEMDNEEEELRGIMRKVRHIAPGEPDDFTINRQEQFVSLFNSVAGTIAAVGLVITGLSLFVGGIGIMNIMFVSVAERTREIGVRKAIGAKRRTILLQFLIEAATICLLGGLVGLVLTYGATLAISQLLIEMNMSLPIMGLAILVSLLTGVVSGFLPAWRAARMDPVEALRNE; via the coding sequence ATGAACTTCTTCACTGAATTGAAGGAGGGACTGGCCATCGCGTGGGATGCGATTCGCGCAAACAAAATGCGTTCGCTGCTGACGACGCTCGGCATCATCATCGGCATCGTCACGGTGACGTTGATGGGCACGGCGATTGACAGCATGAACAAGGCGTTCCATAAAAATATCGCCGTCATCGGCGTGGACACACTGTTCGTGAATCGCATCGGCTGGATCATGAATTCAGAAGTGGATTGGCAGAAGATGTTGCGGCGCCCGTCCATCACTCGCGAGCAGGCGCGGGCGGTGGAAACCCAAATGACCGGTGTACGCGGAGTGGCGCCGCGCGTGGACATCACCCAGACGGTTCGTTACAAGGACAAGACTGCGTCTGGAGTGCATGTCATCGGCACGACTGACCAGTTTCTGGCGATCAGCAGTTTTTCCATTGGCGAGGGACGATTTATTTCTCCAGCCGAGGCGCAAGGCGGACGGCCGGTCTGTATTATCGGGCTCGACGTGGCGACGAATTTTTTTGCGACGGAATCGCCGTTGGGCAAGACGTTGCGAATAGGCGCGCGCAAGCTGGAAGTCATCGGCGTGTTGGAAAAGCAGGGGACCTTTCTCGGTCTCGAGAGCCTGGATAACGAAGTCATCATTCCCGTTCAGCAACTCATGATTGGTTACTGGCGCGACCCGGATTTCTCGATCCAGGCGAAGGTGAACAACGTGGCGGAAATGGACAATGAGGAGGAAGAGTTGCGCGGCATCATGCGCAAGGTACGGCACATCGCGCCGGGCGAGCCCGATGATTTCACCATCAATCGCCAGGAACAATTCGTGAGCCTGTTCAATAGTGTGGCGGGCACGATCGCGGCGGTGGGATTGGTCATCACGGGTTTGTCGCTGTTTGTCGGCGGGATTGGCATCATGAATATCATGTTCGTCTCGGTGGCGGAACGCACCCGCGAGATCGGCGTGCGCAAAGCCATCGGCGCGAAGCGCCGGACGATACTGCTGCAATTTTTGATCGAGGCGGCGACGATCTGTTTGCTCGGCGGACTCGTGGGACTGGTGCTCACGTACGGAGCGACGTTGGCGATTTCGCAACTGCTAATTGAAATGAACATGTCGCTGCCGATAATGGGACTGGCGATTTTGGTTTCATTGTTGACTGGAGTGGTTTCGGGATTTTTGCCGGCCTGGCGCGCGGCACGGATGGACCCGGTGGAGGCATTGCGCAATGAGTAA
- a CDS encoding prepilin-type N-terminal cleavage/methylation domain-containing protein — protein sequence MKNKSKKMGFTLIEIMIVVAIIGLLAAIAIPNFVHARTNSQQNACIYNLRQIDGAKQNWGLDNHTDTTSTPASSAIQMYMGRGSNGGLPFCPADTSSSFTTSYSINTLGAPPTCQVVPDLHVYN from the coding sequence ATGAAAAATAAGTCCAAAAAAATGGGCTTCACGCTGATTGAAATCATGATCGTAGTGGCCATCATCGGTCTGCTCGCCGCGATTGCGATTCCCAACTTCGTGCATGCCCGCACAAACTCGCAGCAAAACGCTTGCATCTATAACCTCCGCCAGATTGATGGCGCGAAACAAAATTGGGGTCTCGACAATCATACGGACACCACCAGCACTCCAGCCTCCAGCGCCATCCAAATGTATATGGGTCGTGGTTCCAACGGCGGATTGCCGTTCTGCCCGGCAGATACCAGTTCCTCGTTCACCACGAGTTACAGCATTAATACGCTGGGAGCGCCCCCGACGTGCCAGGTCGTTCCAGACTTGCACGTTTATAATTAA
- the miaB gene encoding tRNA (N6-isopentenyl adenosine(37)-C2)-methylthiotransferase MiaB — protein sequence MPSVFIKTYGCQMNERDSEAVAAQLVAKGYTLAPSEARADVILLNTCSVRDAAEQKAIGKMQNLAADVRKNRPNVVLGFMGCMAQSRGQQLIDKLPDVDLVIGTQKFHRAADYIDDLLAGRRDKVVDVAEEAGSEAAIKEHILDGNTSAKSVTGFVSIMQGCNQYCTFCIVPYTRGEERSRSIEGIVAECRELVSRGVKEITLLGQIVTSYGKRDIPLKNGKSAFVQLLEAVHAIEGLERIRFTSPHPKGYGEDLVAAYGELPKLVESAHLPLQSGSDRLLKIMHRGYTSERFAGIIEKLRHVRPGMGITTDIIVGFPGETEEDFEATLSLARQIEFDNAFIFKYSPRKDTPAAEMDGQLPLEIKEERNARLLNLINEIGARHYDSYVGQQTEILVEGRSKKNPATMMGRTRCNKIVVFDGAERHRGQLMDVKINRTGSFTLYGDPAILNL from the coding sequence ATGCCCAGTGTTTTTATCAAGACCTACGGATGCCAGATGAACGAGCGCGACTCGGAAGCCGTCGCCGCGCAGCTCGTGGCGAAGGGCTACACTCTCGCGCCATCGGAGGCGCGCGCGGACGTGATTCTGCTGAACACTTGCAGCGTGCGCGATGCGGCGGAGCAAAAGGCCATCGGCAAGATGCAAAACCTCGCCGCTGACGTGCGCAAGAACCGGCCAAATGTCGTGCTTGGTTTCATGGGTTGCATGGCGCAGAGCCGCGGACAGCAGTTAATTGATAAACTGCCCGACGTGGACCTCGTCATCGGCACGCAAAAATTTCATCGCGCCGCGGATTACATTGACGACCTGCTTGCCGGACGCCGTGACAAAGTTGTGGACGTCGCCGAAGAAGCCGGCAGCGAGGCCGCGATCAAGGAGCATATCCTCGATGGCAATACCTCGGCGAAATCCGTGACCGGTTTCGTGAGCATCATGCAAGGCTGCAATCAATATTGCACCTTCTGTATCGTGCCTTACACGCGCGGTGAAGAACGCAGCCGCAGCATCGAAGGCATCGTCGCCGAATGCCGCGAATTGGTTTCGCGCGGCGTAAAAGAAATTACGCTGCTCGGTCAAATCGTAACGAGTTACGGCAAGCGCGATATTCCGTTGAAGAATGGCAAAAGCGCGTTTGTGCAGTTGCTCGAGGCGGTGCATGCGATTGAAGGCTTGGAACGCATTCGATTTACCTCACCGCATCCGAAAGGTTACGGCGAGGATTTGGTCGCGGCTTATGGAGAATTGCCCAAGCTGGTCGAGAGCGCGCATTTGCCATTGCAGAGCGGGAGCGACCGCCTGTTGAAAATCATGCACCGCGGTTACACGAGCGAACGCTTCGCGGGCATCATCGAAAAATTACGCCACGTGCGTCCCGGCATGGGCATCACCACGGACATCATCGTGGGCTTTCCTGGTGAGACCGAAGAAGATTTCGAAGCCACGCTTTCACTCGCGCGCCAAATCGAATTCGATAACGCTTTCATTTTCAAATATTCGCCGCGCAAAGACACTCCGGCCGCGGAAATGGACGGCCAGTTGCCCCTGGAAATCAAAGAGGAACGCAACGCGCGCCTGTTGAATCTGATCAATGAAATCGGGGCGCGGCATTATGACAGTTATGTTGGGCAACAGACGGAAATTCTCGTCGAAGGCCGCAGCAAAAAAAATCCGGCGACGATGATGGGCCGTACGCGCTGTAACAAAATCGTGGTTTTCGACGGCGCGGAGCGGCATCGCGGTCAACTGATGGACGTGAAAATAAATCGCACCGGCTCATTCACGCTTTACGGCGACCCGGCCATCCTCAACCTGTGA
- a CDS encoding ABC transporter permease, producing the protein MSSRKKSFGVFQAELKESFFMAANSLAVHKLRSALTLLGVLVGVFSIIVVMTTMRAMQHFIETNLHQLGGETFVVQKWPGFTVKDSAKYRRRKDITLQQGRELQKRATLARYIGLEAGFEPDEITSVHGKAAPNFSMLGETPGSFATQNWTIDDGRILRDSDVDDARNVCVLGSKMAKDLFPFGSPVDEEIKIDSIKYRVVGMLEERGAMQGGNQDNFVIVPITTALNRYGSRWQSISILVQATDHSTFEDTQDQVRSALRTIRKVQPGDEDDFEINSPDSVMASINAFTFAVRMGVAAISSIALIAAGIGIMNIMLVSVTERTREIGIRRAIGAKKRNIMTQFILEAVVLCEVGGIIGVILGVAGGDIGAHLMHMPPVIPFDWVFLGLFICSLVGIIFGTYPAYKAANLDPIESLRYE; encoded by the coding sequence ATGAGTTCGCGGAAGAAATCGTTCGGTGTTTTCCAAGCCGAGTTGAAAGAAAGTTTTTTCATGGCGGCGAATTCGCTGGCGGTGCACAAGCTTCGCTCAGCGTTGACGTTGCTTGGAGTTCTGGTGGGCGTGTTCTCGATCATCGTCGTGATGACCACCATGCGCGCGATGCAGCATTTCATTGAGACCAACCTGCATCAGCTTGGCGGCGAAACCTTCGTCGTGCAAAAATGGCCGGGCTTCACGGTGAAAGATTCCGCGAAGTATCGCCGGCGAAAAGACATCACCTTGCAGCAGGGCCGCGAACTCCAAAAACGCGCCACGCTGGCGCGTTACATCGGACTGGAAGCGGGCTTTGAGCCTGACGAAATCACTTCGGTGCATGGCAAGGCCGCGCCGAATTTTTCCATGCTGGGCGAAACGCCGGGAAGTTTTGCCACGCAGAACTGGACGATTGACGACGGCCGCATCTTGCGCGATTCGGACGTGGACGACGCGCGAAACGTGTGCGTGCTCGGCAGCAAAATGGCGAAAGATTTATTTCCTTTCGGTTCGCCCGTGGATGAGGAAATCAAAATTGACAGCATCAAATATCGCGTTGTCGGCATGCTCGAAGAACGCGGCGCGATGCAGGGCGGCAACCAGGATAATTTCGTCATCGTACCGATCACGACGGCGTTGAATCGCTACGGCAGCCGCTGGCAGAGCATCAGCATCCTCGTCCAGGCGACCGACCACTCGACTTTTGAAGACACCCAGGATCAGGTGCGTTCGGCGTTGCGCACAATCCGGAAAGTGCAGCCGGGCGATGAAGATGATTTTGAAATCAATTCACCGGACTCGGTGATGGCATCCATCAATGCGTTCACCTTCGCCGTGCGCATGGGGGTGGCGGCGATCAGTTCCATCGCCCTGATCGCGGCGGGAATCGGCATCATGAACATCATGCTCGTGTCGGTAACCGAACGCACGCGCGAGATCGGCATCCGCCGCGCCATCGGCGCGAAGAAGCGTAACATCATGACGCAATTTATTTTGGAAGCGGTGGTGTTGTGCGAAGTCGGCGGCATCATCGGCGTGATCCTCGGCGTGGCCGGCGGAGACATCGGCGCACACCTGATGCACATGCCGCCGGTGATTCCTTTTGACTGGGTTTTCCTGGGACTCTTTATTTGCTCGCTGGTAGGAATTATTTTTGGAACCTATCCGGCTTACAAAGCGGCGAATCTGGATCCGATCGAATCATTACGGTACGAATAA